In one Pseudoclavibacter sp. Marseille-Q3772 genomic region, the following are encoded:
- a CDS encoding magnesium and cobalt transport protein CorA encodes MPEYLHGESAHGKTSRFRSRRHALSITSSPAPRQIRYIVDGTIHAAPNETTLTDALSYADAEEGRMALCLFPSPTDHDIDELAAAWDLHPILLEDIRGGGQRPKIERYGEVLFVVMRSARYIDEIEDVDFSEFHVLVRPNAVAVICQDSRWIDGDDNTALTPRSLTSVVQGDEALLDDAELLTLGPEAVLYRLLDAVVDGYVPVLRGVGIDKEQIERQVFSGDAAVAERIYRLSQEVIDLQHAASSLAEVLAGLSRGFNRYRIPEPLKAYLQDVTDNLTRVETHVLELREALAQILNVNATLVAQRQNEDMKKISGWAAILFAPTLIGAIYGMNFDKMPELHWEYGYPAAIGAMVVLGVTLYVIFKRKHWM; translated from the coding sequence ATGCCGGAATACCTACACGGCGAGAGCGCGCACGGGAAAACGAGCCGGTTTCGTTCGCGCCGCCATGCGCTATCCATCACCAGCTCTCCCGCGCCGCGCCAGATCCGCTATATCGTGGACGGCACCATCCACGCCGCCCCGAACGAGACGACGCTGACCGATGCGCTGAGCTACGCGGATGCTGAGGAAGGCCGGATGGCACTGTGCCTGTTCCCTTCACCTACTGATCACGATATTGACGAACTTGCGGCAGCGTGGGATCTGCACCCAATTTTGCTTGAGGATATTCGCGGCGGCGGCCAGCGCCCGAAAATCGAACGCTACGGCGAAGTCTTATTCGTGGTGATGCGCTCAGCCCGGTACATCGACGAGATCGAAGATGTCGACTTCTCTGAGTTTCACGTGCTGGTGCGCCCAAACGCCGTAGCGGTGATCTGCCAGGACAGCCGCTGGATCGACGGTGACGACAACACTGCGCTGACGCCGCGCTCGCTCACCTCGGTTGTGCAGGGCGATGAAGCACTCCTCGATGACGCCGAACTGCTCACGCTCGGCCCGGAAGCAGTGTTGTATCGGCTCCTTGATGCGGTCGTGGACGGATACGTCCCGGTCTTGCGCGGGGTTGGCATCGACAAAGAGCAGATCGAACGCCAGGTGTTCAGCGGAGACGCCGCCGTTGCCGAACGTATCTACCGCCTGAGTCAAGAGGTTATCGACCTGCAACATGCCGCATCCTCACTGGCCGAGGTGCTCGCTGGCCTCAGTCGAGGATTCAACCGGTACCGCATCCCCGAACCGCTCAAGGCATACCTGCAGGACGTCACCGACAACCTCACTCGCGTGGAAACCCACGTATTGGAGCTGCGAGAGGCGCTTGCGCAGATTTTGAACGTTAATGCCACGCTGGTTGCGCAGCGCCAGAACGAAGACATGAAGAAGATCTCGGGTTGGGCTGCGATTTTGTTTGCACCGACGCTGATCGGCGCGATCTACGGGATGAACTTCGACAAGATGCCGGAGTTGCACTGGGAGTACGGCTATCCGGCTGCCATCGGCGCGATGGTTGTGCTGGGAGTGACGCTGTACGTCATTTTCAAACGTAAGCACTGGATGTAA
- a CDS encoding GNAT family N-acetyltransferase has product MIRTQRLTLTRPAEQDIPDVLRIHGPETYAHMPHLAMRTRAEAEELLHSWQQHWDADGVGYYTVRHGDEVIGFTGVRIIEQPGLRVLNLYYRFAPSAQGKGFARESAEAAVAAARNTYPELPIVARIAPQNTASVALAERLGMVQSGTDGEDVLFEFPPKVQV; this is encoded by the coding sequence ATGATCCGCACGCAACGACTGACACTCACTCGCCCCGCCGAGCAGGACATCCCGGATGTGCTGCGCATCCACGGACCGGAAACCTATGCGCATATGCCGCACCTTGCGATGCGCACTCGCGCTGAGGCTGAAGAACTACTGCACTCGTGGCAGCAGCACTGGGATGCAGATGGTGTTGGTTATTACACGGTTCGTCACGGTGACGAGGTGATCGGGTTCACCGGGGTGCGGATTATCGAACAGCCCGGTCTCCGCGTGCTCAACCTGTACTACCGATTCGCGCCCTCCGCCCAGGGGAAGGGATTCGCGAGGGAATCGGCCGAAGCTGCCGTTGCGGCAGCACGCAACACGTATCCAGAGCTGCCGATCGTTGCCCGGATCGCACCACAGAACACGGCATCGGTCGCGCTGGCTGAGCGTCTCGGGATGGTGCAATCCGGCACGGATGGCGAGGATGTGTTGTTTGAGTTCCCGCCGAAAGTTCAGGTGTAG
- a CDS encoding helix-turn-helix domain-containing protein, which produces MPLTVDEYLAERPVDPALIEMHRQRLLAEARAYRLRELRELAGLTQAELAQRIGVGQRQVSKIENGDLENTKLGTIRGYLEAVGGSLTLDYVIGDERVRVA; this is translated from the coding sequence ATGCCGCTTACTGTTGACGAATACTTGGCCGAGCGACCGGTTGACCCTGCACTGATTGAGATGCATAGGCAGAGGCTGCTTGCTGAAGCTCGTGCATACCGTTTGCGCGAGCTGCGCGAACTGGCCGGGCTTACACAGGCTGAGCTTGCACAGCGGATCGGTGTGGGACAGAGACAGGTTTCCAAAATCGAGAACGGTGATCTGGAGAACACCAAACTTGGCACGATCCGTGGGTATCTTGAAGCCGTCGGCGGCTCTCTGACGCTGGACTATGTGATCGGTGATGAACGAGTCCGCGTGGCGTGA
- the mutM gene encoding bifunctional DNA-formamidopyrimidine glycosylase/DNA-(apurinic or apyrimidinic site) lyase — MPELSEVEVVRRGLAPAVSGARVTGVDVLDARSLKRHRDASGATHNAHDFVAGLEGMRLVAPERRGKFLWVPIAANDAAPPKALVAHLGMSGQLLVRLPSAQEDRHTRIRVRVEAPDGTVYEVRFADQRRFGSLAVDSLVPDPTHPEHFVPSQVLHIARDPLDELFDADAVRAKMRATSRAVKTVLLDQRVVSGIGNIYADEALWRARVHWAKPANRLSTRKVNELLSQTRLVMEQALAEGGTSFDALYVNVNGESGYFARSLNVYGRAGEPCSRCGASIMREHFMNRSSYRCPWCQRLR; from the coding sequence ATGCCAGAACTCTCTGAAGTAGAGGTCGTTCGTCGAGGCCTTGCACCAGCGGTGAGTGGCGCCAGGGTGACGGGCGTTGACGTGCTCGATGCACGTTCGCTGAAACGCCATCGGGATGCATCCGGTGCCACACACAATGCACATGATTTTGTGGCCGGTCTGGAGGGGATGCGGCTAGTTGCGCCCGAACGTCGCGGCAAGTTCCTGTGGGTGCCGATTGCCGCGAATGATGCAGCGCCACCGAAAGCGCTGGTCGCGCACCTCGGCATGAGTGGGCAGTTGCTGGTGCGGTTACCGAGTGCTCAGGAAGACCGACATACGCGGATTCGGGTCCGTGTCGAAGCGCCGGATGGGACCGTATACGAGGTGCGGTTCGCTGATCAGCGTCGCTTTGGCTCGCTCGCGGTGGATTCGCTGGTACCCGACCCGACGCATCCTGAACACTTCGTGCCCTCACAGGTGCTGCATATTGCGAGAGACCCGCTCGATGAGCTGTTTGACGCGGATGCGGTTCGGGCAAAGATGCGAGCGACATCGCGCGCGGTGAAGACGGTGTTGCTCGATCAGCGGGTCGTGTCTGGGATCGGAAATATCTATGCCGATGAGGCGCTGTGGCGCGCGAGAGTGCACTGGGCGAAACCGGCAAACCGGCTTTCAACGCGCAAGGTGAACGAACTGCTGTCGCAGACTCGGCTGGTCATGGAACAGGCGCTTGCTGAGGGCGGGACTTCGTTTGATGCGCTCTACGTGAATGTGAACGGGGAATCGGGATACTTTGCCCGAAGCCTGAACGTTTATGGGCGGGCGGGTGAGCCCTGCAGCCGTTGTGGAGCCTCGATTATGCGTGAGCACTTCATGAATCGAAGCTCGTATCGTTGTCCGTGGTGCCAGCGCCTCCGCTGA
- the rnc gene encoding ribonuclease III, which translates to MATRRKRRDPEILDPAELALRLGVEFVPELLELALTHSSWAYEHGQVADNERLEFLGDSVLGLAAAQLLYREHPDLTEGELSPRKHALVSTVTLAEIGRTMRVGKYLRLGRSEQITGGDDKDSILADAVEALIGAAYLSTDYESAEAMVLRLLAPYLDQVDRLGAVMDPKTALQEVAAARGAQAPEFTVAGAGPAHAQVFTATVFLVKDGVRVYQRKATGTSKKQAENAAALEAWYELTGTPRPQ; encoded by the coding sequence GTGGCAACACGACGCAAACGACGCGACCCCGAGATTCTCGACCCGGCTGAGCTGGCATTGAGACTCGGGGTCGAGTTCGTTCCCGAACTCCTTGAGCTGGCACTCACGCACTCTTCGTGGGCGTATGAGCACGGCCAGGTGGCCGATAACGAACGGCTCGAGTTCTTGGGCGATTCCGTACTGGGACTCGCGGCGGCGCAATTGCTGTACCGAGAGCATCCTGATCTCACCGAAGGAGAACTCTCGCCGCGTAAGCATGCGCTGGTTTCGACCGTCACCCTGGCTGAAATCGGCCGGACGATGCGGGTGGGTAAGTATCTGCGGCTCGGTCGAAGTGAGCAGATTACCGGTGGTGATGACAAGGATTCGATCCTTGCTGATGCTGTTGAGGCGCTGATCGGAGCAGCCTATCTATCGACCGACTACGAGAGCGCCGAAGCAATGGTCTTGCGATTATTGGCACCCTACCTCGATCAGGTTGATCGACTCGGTGCGGTGATGGACCCAAAAACTGCCTTGCAGGAAGTTGCTGCCGCGCGTGGTGCTCAGGCGCCGGAGTTCACGGTGGCCGGGGCCGGTCCTGCCCATGCGCAGGTGTTCACGGCAACCGTGTTCCTCGTGAAGGATGGTGTGCGCGTGTACCAGCGCAAAGCCACGGGAACGAGCAAGAAACAGGCGGAAAACGCGGCGGCGCTCGAGGCCTGGTACGAGCTCACCGGCACCCCTCGGCCGCAGTAG
- the rpmF gene encoding 50S ribosomal protein L32, which translates to MAVPKRKLSRANTRARRSQWKAQAPALVKTVENGKVTYSLPHRAKLVEDEAGTPLHYEYKGRKVADA; encoded by the coding sequence ATGGCAGTCCCAAAGCGCAAGCTGAGCCGCGCCAACACCCGTGCGCGTCGCTCGCAGTGGAAGGCTCAGGCCCCCGCACTTGTAAAGACCGTTGAAAACGGCAAGGTTACCTACAGCCTGCCGCACCGCGCCAAGCTCGTCGAAGACGAAGCTGGCACCCCGCTTCACTACGAGTACAAGGGCCGCAAGGTCGCTGACGCGTAG
- a CDS encoding DUF177 domain-containing protein — protein sequence MADSPFFVTVATIMQKPGSMRELELDVVVPERIGEGMLYFDKGAELEVDLRLETLVDGILATADIRGTLTGQCSRCLEDIEREWSGHIAELYGYELDESIEYAIVDDRIDLEGPIRDAVVLDLPFNPLCREDCYGIDPETGEKRTEPAPEPKAEPDPRWAALEGLLRDDEKDA from the coding sequence ATGGCAGATTCTCCCTTCTTCGTAACCGTCGCCACCATCATGCAAAAGCCCGGCTCGATGCGTGAGCTCGAGCTCGATGTTGTGGTTCCAGAACGTATCGGTGAGGGCATGCTCTACTTCGACAAGGGTGCCGAACTCGAAGTCGATCTGCGACTGGAGACGCTCGTTGACGGCATCCTCGCCACTGCGGATATACGCGGAACCCTAACCGGTCAGTGCAGTCGTTGCCTTGAGGACATCGAACGGGAGTGGAGCGGTCATATCGCCGAGCTGTACGGGTATGAGTTAGACGAATCCATCGAATACGCCATCGTCGACGATCGGATCGATCTAGAAGGACCGATCCGGGATGCGGTCGTGCTTGACCTACCGTTCAACCCGCTGTGCCGTGAGGACTGCTACGGAATCGATCCCGAAACCGGTGAGAAACGAACGGAACCGGCGCCCGAACCCAAAGCTGAGCCCGATCCACGCTGGGCCGCGCTGGAAGGGTTGCTACGCGATGACGAGAAGGACGCGTAG
- the coaD gene encoding pantetheine-phosphate adenylyltransferase codes for MPQIAVIPGSFDPVTNGHLDVIRRAAGIFDEVHVLVVHNPDKQAMIPIARRVELIETALGTTRNIVVRSWSVGLLVDYCTDVGARVIVKGVRNTADLEYEQPMAIVNRHLGKIETVFMMPNPEHAHVSSSLVRQVASLGGDVAPYVPEVVREFLQGDMAPGLNF; via the coding sequence ATGCCTCAGATTGCAGTGATCCCCGGATCGTTTGATCCGGTAACGAACGGCCACCTCGATGTCATTCGACGAGCCGCAGGCATCTTCGATGAGGTGCATGTGCTGGTGGTGCACAACCCCGATAAGCAGGCGATGATTCCGATCGCGAGGCGGGTCGAGCTGATTGAGACCGCGCTGGGAACGACCCGCAATATCGTGGTGCGTTCGTGGAGCGTGGGGCTACTCGTGGATTACTGCACGGATGTGGGCGCGCGCGTGATCGTGAAGGGTGTGCGTAACACTGCCGATCTTGAATACGAGCAACCCATGGCGATTGTGAACCGCCACCTCGGCAAGATCGAAACCGTATTTATGATGCCAAACCCGGAGCACGCACATGTGTCGAGTTCGCTCGTGCGTCAGGTGGCCTCGCTCGGCGGCGATGTGGCTCCGTATGTACCCGAAGTGGTGCGCGAATTCCTGCAGGGAGATATGGCTCCCGGGCTAAACTTCTAG
- a CDS encoding copper resistance protein CopC, with amino-acid sequence MQLTQRATRSAVGLLALLVGVMVALIPFAATSASAHDQLVSSNPESGQTLEAAPSEATLEFSGQIAELGSEVALMRDGEAVELPGSPQFDGAKVTVPLPELEQGTYELNWRVVSSDGHPIAGTIPFKIGDSGADAGGGQGINNKPQDAADYDGDNGKASKEGNSPLGMIALGIVGVAVIAMAAVLLVKRFANGNSPTGHSVGESSKSGSTAVSDEDSATDTPEKDA; translated from the coding sequence GTGCAACTTACGCAACGTGCAACCCGCAGTGCTGTCGGTCTTCTCGCTCTGCTCGTGGGCGTGATGGTCGCGCTGATCCCCTTCGCTGCGACCAGCGCAAGCGCGCATGATCAGCTCGTGAGCTCAAATCCTGAGAGTGGACAGACGCTCGAGGCAGCCCCGAGCGAAGCAACGTTGGAGTTTTCGGGACAGATCGCTGAACTCGGTTCCGAAGTGGCGCTGATGCGCGACGGCGAAGCGGTGGAGCTGCCCGGCTCGCCGCAGTTCGACGGGGCGAAGGTCACCGTTCCGCTGCCGGAGCTTGAGCAGGGCACCTATGAACTCAATTGGCGGGTGGTCTCCAGCGACGGGCACCCGATTGCGGGCACGATTCCGTTCAAGATCGGTGACAGTGGCGCCGACGCCGGCGGCGGTCAAGGAATCAACAACAAGCCCCAGGATGCAGCGGACTACGATGGCGACAACGGCAAGGCGTCGAAGGAGGGGAACAGCCCGCTTGGGATGATCGCACTGGGCATTGTCGGTGTTGCTGTTATCGCCATGGCGGCAGTGCTGCTGGTCAAGCGGTTCGCCAACGGTAATTCGCCGACCGGACACAGTGTTGGTGAGTCGTCGAAGTCCGGATCCACGGCGGTATCGGATGAGGACTCGGCCACGGACACTCCCGAAAAGGACGCCTAA
- a CDS encoding ATP-dependent DNA helicase RecG, producing MSEHTRSAAPAERGALATVDSPLRSVVSAKEAGKLAKAFGMETVGDLLAHLPRRHVMRGELTRMSRLEAGEEVTLVAEVVRTDSRRMHNRRGELFTATITDGHGQVQLTWFGGGHALKNVLTPGARGMFSGKVSYYGGSLQLTHPDFELFEEHEGTAQTAAQWAREPISIYPGTAAMRSWQFAAIVRRVIDRVGPIPDPVPADIRAAVGGLTHDEAVRRYHLPRTAEDISAASDALKFTEAFVLQAALAHQRAVTAHRRAVPRPLSDGDLLASFDASLPFTLTDDQLRAGQEIAADLAQDAPMQRLLQGEVGSGKTLVAVRAMLQVAQSGGGDRPGQSALLAPTEVLATQHLESITEALGPELCERLQPRLLTGSMTKSQRQRVMLDIVTGECAIVVGTHALLNEGVEFNDLGLLIVDEQHRFGVEQRETLRRRASTTPHLLVLTATPIPRTVAMTAFGDLEISTLRTLPAGRRGISTFAVNLEQHPLRINRVWSRMREEIDAGRQAFIVCPAIEPSESEDGGDTANVTEMAQVLETLPQLRDVRIGVLHGKLPAAEKQAVMARFAAGDLDVLLATTVIEVGVNVPNASVMVVLDADRFGIAQLHQLRGRIGRGEHPGVCLLVSRMAPESISFARLEAVAGTLDGFVLAEQDLELRREGDVLGSAQSGGRSSLKVLRVARDGDIIASARDHATQLLTSDPNLQTAPQLRDSLNALGGTQIEHLGMG from the coding sequence ATGAGTGAGCACACCCGTTCTGCCGCGCCGGCTGAGCGTGGAGCGCTGGCCACCGTCGATAGTCCGCTGCGCAGTGTTGTCAGTGCCAAAGAAGCCGGCAAACTCGCTAAGGCATTCGGCATGGAGACGGTCGGCGATCTCCTGGCGCACCTGCCGCGGCGACATGTGATGCGTGGCGAATTGACCCGCATGTCGCGCTTAGAAGCCGGTGAAGAAGTCACCCTGGTTGCTGAAGTTGTGCGCACCGATAGTCGCAGAATGCACAACCGTCGCGGCGAACTGTTCACCGCGACGATCACCGACGGGCACGGTCAGGTGCAGTTGACGTGGTTTGGCGGGGGACATGCCCTGAAGAATGTGCTCACCCCCGGGGCAAGGGGCATGTTCTCGGGCAAGGTCAGTTACTACGGTGGCTCACTGCAGTTGACGCACCCCGACTTTGAACTCTTCGAAGAACACGAAGGAACTGCGCAAACCGCCGCGCAGTGGGCGCGGGAGCCGATCTCGATCTATCCGGGAACTGCGGCGATGCGTTCCTGGCAGTTCGCGGCGATTGTTCGCCGAGTTATCGACCGGGTTGGGCCAATTCCGGATCCGGTACCGGCTGATATTCGTGCAGCGGTCGGCGGTCTTACTCACGACGAAGCGGTGCGTCGCTATCACCTCCCACGCACGGCAGAGGATATTTCGGCTGCGAGTGATGCGCTGAAGTTCACTGAGGCATTCGTGCTCCAAGCTGCGCTCGCCCATCAGCGTGCGGTAACCGCTCACCGCAGGGCGGTACCCCGACCGCTCAGTGACGGTGACCTACTTGCCTCCTTTGACGCATCCCTTCCGTTCACGTTGACGGATGACCAATTGCGCGCGGGGCAGGAGATTGCCGCAGATCTGGCGCAGGATGCGCCGATGCAGCGGTTGCTGCAGGGCGAGGTAGGCTCCGGAAAAACGCTTGTTGCGGTGCGCGCGATGCTGCAAGTCGCGCAGAGCGGTGGGGGTGATAGGCCCGGGCAAAGTGCGCTCCTTGCGCCAACCGAAGTGCTTGCCACGCAGCATCTGGAATCGATTACCGAGGCGCTCGGGCCCGAGCTGTGTGAGCGGTTGCAGCCGCGGTTGTTGACCGGTTCGATGACGAAGTCGCAGCGGCAGCGCGTCATGCTCGATATTGTCACCGGTGAGTGCGCCATTGTGGTGGGCACCCATGCGCTCCTCAACGAGGGGGTGGAATTCAACGATCTCGGCTTGCTCATTGTCGACGAGCAGCACCGCTTTGGAGTTGAGCAGCGTGAGACGCTCCGTCGCCGCGCGAGCACGACCCCGCACCTGCTGGTGCTCACCGCAACCCCCATCCCGCGAACCGTGGCGATGACAGCGTTCGGTGATCTGGAGATTTCCACGCTGCGCACACTGCCCGCCGGCCGCCGAGGGATCTCGACCTTCGCGGTCAATCTGGAACAGCATCCGCTGCGTATCAACCGGGTGTGGTCGCGGATGCGGGAGGAGATCGACGCGGGCCGGCAGGCGTTTATTGTGTGCCCGGCAATCGAACCGAGCGAGTCCGAAGACGGTGGCGATACCGCAAATGTCACCGAGATGGCGCAGGTGCTCGAAACCCTGCCGCAACTGCGCGATGTGCGCATCGGTGTGCTGCACGGCAAACTTCCAGCTGCCGAAAAACAGGCAGTCATGGCTCGGTTTGCCGCGGGCGACCTGGATGTGCTGCTGGCGACGACGGTGATCGAAGTCGGCGTGAATGTGCCGAATGCATCGGTCATGGTGGTGTTGGATGCGGATCGGTTCGGCATCGCGCAGCTCCACCAATTGCGCGGTCGCATTGGTCGGGGTGAGCATCCTGGCGTGTGCCTGCTAGTGAGCCGGATGGCACCCGAATCGATCTCTTTCGCCCGCTTGGAAGCAGTCGCCGGCACCCTCGATGGCTTTGTGCTCGCGGAACAGGATCTCGAGCTGCGACGCGAAGGCGACGTACTCGGCTCCGCACAATCGGGTGGGCGATCCTCGCTCAAGGTGCTGCGGGTCGCCCGCGATGGTGACATCATCGCCAGCGCGCGCGACCACGCGACGCAACTGCTCACATCCGACCCAAACCTGCAGACAGCCCCGCAGCTTCGCGACTCATTGAACGCTCTCGGCGGCACGCAGATCGAGCATCTCGGTATGGGGTAG
- a CDS encoding DUF3488 and transglutaminase-like domain-containing protein — protein sequence MSQQSMLNPRRSTELKQVALAATRRGSWPLTVGLVALFAAALLLATPLMSTEGWYLPALITVTVTLAAAQCIRQLTANSALALLGGVIGMVAAAIVVATPAELMDAVTVLGVRLAEFGQQLASDQPPLRNSIAVTTTLALLSGALALLADICALSWQRPVMAPLVALPYALAPTLLGLPAAELWQWLVFAAALVFWFYLGNRFLQRGDDEARTSLGFTADGRKLGGVTGALTLGGATIAVVALLSPLLPPASGALWNAIGGGQILSTTRVNPIIDLGDDLRRGTPTEVLRYATSIPEGSLPYLSLTSLTRLPADSEWQPDDFRGTPISGDGDLPRPQSIERAVNLQEVNYHIVMDAGVSPYLPKVGVPTSLQGVTGEYSRDERSGDIREQRDEPLAQSFQSKSVLARPTDDEIAAATAEVPEELRQYLELPDHPALEQIRAAMDEVVDPNATPFQQAQRLQQWMAGGAFAYSENAPVSGGYDGTSLDVVAQFLDYRSGYCVHFASAMAVMGRMLQIPTRIQVGFTPGTPQSVNELGQTVYAVTTDDLHAWAEFWLPGYGWVPMETTPSSALNQQEVAPAPDTEPTETVSQPTPTPTPTPTPTQESAPPVDGASATPTPTQAPTPEPAAIDPAIIRWLGIAAVVVAVLALVALLASVPALMRGSTRRTRRQSVTDADSARAATAAAWYEVIDSARDVGANVPRSGTTGQQLTALADTFAWSVDDEQRVAATRLASAYDAAWFGNPSATPSQDVSWEDVVLLREGMTAAVPKSARRRARWLPVSLRERRAERTAKRRAERSAPAGADEQRHE from the coding sequence ATGAGTCAACAATCCATGCTGAACCCTCGCCGCAGCACAGAATTGAAACAGGTTGCGCTCGCCGCCACGCGTCGCGGATCATGGCCGCTCACCGTCGGTCTGGTCGCCCTCTTCGCGGCCGCGTTACTGCTCGCCACGCCGCTGATGAGCACCGAAGGCTGGTACCTGCCGGCGCTGATCACCGTAACGGTGACGCTCGCGGCAGCACAGTGCATCCGCCAGCTCACCGCCAATAGCGCGCTTGCCCTACTGGGCGGCGTGATCGGCATGGTTGCTGCCGCAATTGTGGTTGCCACTCCGGCTGAGCTCATGGATGCGGTTACCGTCCTGGGCGTGCGGCTCGCTGAATTCGGGCAGCAGCTCGCCAGCGATCAACCTCCACTGCGAAACTCCATTGCGGTCACCACAACACTGGCGTTGCTCAGTGGGGCGCTTGCACTACTTGCTGATATCTGTGCGCTGAGCTGGCAGCGACCGGTAATGGCGCCACTCGTTGCGTTGCCGTACGCCCTCGCGCCGACACTGCTTGGCCTGCCCGCAGCCGAGCTCTGGCAATGGCTGGTGTTCGCAGCGGCGCTCGTGTTCTGGTTCTATCTCGGGAACCGTTTTTTGCAGCGGGGAGACGATGAGGCACGTACCTCGTTGGGCTTCACCGCAGATGGCCGCAAACTCGGTGGCGTCACCGGCGCCCTCACACTAGGCGGTGCGACTATCGCCGTGGTCGCGTTGCTTTCACCGCTGCTTCCGCCCGCATCCGGAGCATTATGGAACGCGATCGGTGGCGGACAGATTCTCTCGACCACCAGGGTCAACCCGATCATTGACCTCGGTGATGATCTCCGGCGTGGCACCCCCACTGAAGTGTTGCGATACGCTACATCGATCCCCGAGGGGTCGCTGCCATACCTCTCGTTGACGTCGCTGACACGGTTGCCGGCGGATAGCGAATGGCAGCCGGATGACTTTCGAGGCACACCGATCAGCGGTGACGGCGATCTTCCCAGGCCGCAATCCATTGAACGAGCCGTGAACCTGCAAGAGGTGAACTATCACATCGTCATGGATGCTGGTGTGAGCCCGTACCTGCCAAAGGTCGGTGTCCCCACCTCACTCCAGGGAGTTACCGGTGAGTACTCTCGCGACGAACGTAGCGGCGATATCCGCGAACAGCGAGACGAACCGCTCGCCCAAAGCTTCCAGAGCAAATCGGTGTTGGCACGGCCCACCGACGACGAGATCGCGGCGGCAACTGCCGAAGTGCCAGAAGAACTCCGTCAGTATCTCGAGCTTCCCGACCATCCCGCGCTCGAGCAGATCCGCGCAGCGATGGACGAAGTCGTCGACCCGAATGCGACACCGTTCCAACAGGCACAGCGACTCCAGCAGTGGATGGCAGGCGGTGCGTTTGCGTACTCGGAGAACGCTCCGGTGTCGGGTGGCTATGACGGTACGAGTCTGGATGTGGTCGCACAGTTCCTCGACTATCGCAGTGGCTATTGCGTGCATTTCGCGAGCGCCATGGCGGTAATGGGGCGGATGTTGCAGATCCCCACCCGCATCCAGGTCGGTTTCACCCCGGGCACGCCGCAGAGCGTCAACGAACTCGGGCAGACCGTATACGCCGTAACCACCGATGATTTGCATGCGTGGGCCGAGTTTTGGCTGCCGGGCTACGGCTGGGTACCGATGGAAACCACCCCGAGCTCGGCGCTCAACCAGCAGGAAGTCGCGCCGGCACCGGATACTGAACCGACCGAAACGGTAAGCCAGCCGACGCCCACGCCCACACCCACGCCGACACCGACGCAAGAGTCCGCCCCACCGGTAGACGGTGCATCCGCAACCCCGACACCGACACAGGCGCCAACACCCGAGCCTGCGGCGATTGACCCCGCGATTATTCGCTGGTTGGGCATCGCCGCCGTCGTGGTGGCGGTTCTCGCGCTAGTGGCGTTGCTCGCCAGCGTGCCCGCGCTCATGCGAGGGTCGACCCGGCGAACGCGACGGCAGTCTGTCACCGATGCCGACAGCGCAAGGGCAGCGACCGCTGCGGCATGGTACGAGGTCATCGATAGCGCTCGTGATGTCGGTGCAAACGTGCCGCGCTCGGGTACGACCGGCCAGCAACTGACTGCGCTCGCGGACACGTTTGCGTGGTCGGTTGATGATGAACAGCGCGTCGCAGCCACGCGCTTAGCGAGTGCCTACGATGCAGCATGGTTTGGGAACCCGTCGGCGACACCGTCACAGGATGTCTCCTGGGAGGATGTCGTCTTGCTGCGTGAAGGTATGACCGCCGCAGTGCCGAAGTCCGCGCGCCGGCGTGCGCGATGGCTGCCGGTCTCGCTGCGGGAGCGACGCGCCGAGCGAACCGCTAAGCGCCGGGCAGAACGGTCAGCGCCTGCCGGGGCGGATGAGCAGCGGCATGAGTGA